Proteins from a single region of Colias croceus chromosome Z, ilColCroc2.1:
- the LOC123705308 gene encoding uncharacterized protein LOC123705308: MANTSSERKRCINCSFLIPRNMTRHHLEEASNSMLSLLRSWIAPTQVSSENIICNECFELLQNRANTTSEGSILPLPAFGHRRVCLPCGNSILRSRTYPVRHDREERNVLIRFVPQHLVSRMDRVCAACWRSATREVQRQQQRDSNRPTLADTELSGDSVVPVPPPLPPTTPEIVQPVIPKIISSLYRRAANTPSHCIFVDCFEPERLLIPSTIKDLILFNYKFYIPSGARICRHHLNHGSWDQLTSQLRDFTSKQFDNIMTMMQRAANHRFDFSNITLMPPHLCHYWLGMNLEQFHELLNCIPNLAEQVPNATIALCIYLVKLRTGDSNNRLATLFNKPRATLERLITQARNCFINDFVPLYLGFNHMTIQDVASRNRIIPEGFFGNPHLPAEIKPAIVICDATYIFVQSSSNYLYQKQTYSLQKLDNLVKPFLIVCCDGHIVECLGPYKATTNDATITSLNLNNEDSGFGQFFRRGDIFILDRGFRDVVSELQDHGFVAYMPESLLDNEHQLTTLQANRSRLVTMCRWVVEVVNGRVKRDYRLFRDVFNNRAAMHLKDDFRIACALLNKFHVTVNDPPEAFEYVSIAKNRLSLENHLAVYVESENVNRRRARFQQVDSEHPHLTTFPQLTITDLKRLALGTYQLKQARSYFGEHVRQSGIYWVQVNNEIDDDVPLMLGLNNYLLRGRIKSRHVNSRKYYTYLLISRDDAVRNTLEAITGYCCSCLVGRRTVGCCAHVMTVVWYLSWARYNDVTAPAPYLDNFFYENDE; encoded by the exons ATGGCTAACACCTCGAGTGAGCGAAAACGATGCATAAATTGTTCTTTCTTGATACCGAGAAACATGACGAGGCATCACTTGGAAGAAGCGTCGAATTCAATGCTCAGTTTATTACGATCATGGATAGCCCCTACTCAG GTTTCTTCAGAAAACATCATTTGTAATGAATGTTTTGAATTACTTCAAAATCGAGCAAACACAACAAGTGAAGGAAGCATTTTACCGTTGCCTGCTTTTGGACATAGAAGAGTCTGTCTTCCTTGTGGAAATTCCATTCTACGATCAAGGACATATCCTGTTCGACATGATCGTGAAGAgagaaatgttttaattcGTTTTGTTCCACAACAcctt GTCTCAAGAATGGATCGTGTATGTGCTGCATGTTGGAGGTCAGCAACAAGAGAAGTACAAAGGCAGCAACAGCGTGACTCAAATCGCCCCACTCTGGCTGACACTGAATTAAGTGGTGATTCTGTTGTTCCTGTGCCACCTCCTCTGCCACCAACAACCCCAGAAATTGTTCAACCAGTGAtaccaaaaataatttcatcatTGTATAGACGTGCTGCTAACACTCCAAGTCACTGTATATTTGTTGATTGTTTTGAACCTGAACGCCTACTTATACCATCTACTATCAAAGAcctaatattgtttaattataagttttacaTACCATCGGGTGCACGCATTTGTCGTCACCATTTAAATCATGGTTCTTGGGACCAGTTAACTTCTCAATTGAGAGATTTTACTAGTAAacaatttgataatattatgactatGATGCAGCGAGCTGCCAACCATAGATttgatttttcaaatattacatTGATGCCTCCTCACTTATGCCATTATTGGCTTGGTATGAATCTTGAACAGTTTCATGAATTACTAAATTGTATACCCAATCTAGCAGAACAAGTACCAAACGCTACTATAGCATTATgcatttatttagttaaattaAGAACAGGTGACAGCAACAACAGATTAGCCACTCTTTTCAATAAACCTAGAGCTACATTGGAACGTTTGATTACTCAAGCTAGAAATTGCTTTATTAATGATTTTGTCCCATTGTACTTAGGATTTAATCATATGACTATACAAGATGTTGCTTCTCGGAATAGGATTATTCCAGAAGGATTTTTTGGTAATCCCCATTTACCTGCAGAAATTAAACCTGCAATTGTTATTTGTGATGCTACCTATATTTTTGTGCAAAGTAGttccaattatttataccaaaaacaaacatatagTTTACAAAAACTAGATAACTTAGTAAAACCATTCTTGATTGTATGCTGCGATGGTCATATTGTGGAATGTCTTGGTCCTTACAAGGCCACTACTAACGATGCTACAATCACTagtttaaacttaaataacgaGGATTCTGGTTTTGGTCAATTTTTCAGAAGGGgcgatatttttattcttgatAGAGGATTTCGAGATGTTGTGAGTGAACTTCAAGACCATGGTTTTGTCGCCTATATGCCTGAGTCTCTCCTTGATAATGAACACCAATTAACAACCCTGCAAGCAAATCGGTCTCGTTTGGTAACTATGTGTCGTTGGGTTGTAGAAGTAGTTAATGGTCGTGTGAAAAGGGATTATAGACTTTTTCGGGATGTTTTCAATAATAGAGCTGCTATGCACCTCAAAGATGATTTTAGAATTGCTTGTGCCTTGTTAAATAAGTTTCATGTTACCGTAAATGACCCACCAGAGGCTTTTGAATATGTGAGTATTGCTAAAAATAGACTTTCACTTGAAAATCATTTGGCAGTGTACGTGGAAAGTGAAAATGTCAATAGAAGGAGAGCGAGATTTCAACAGGTTGATAGCGAACATCCTCATTTAACTACATTTCCACAACTTACAATAACTGATCTTAAACGGCTTGCTTTAGGCACATATCAACTGAAACAAGCTAGGTCATACTTTGGAGAGCATGTTCGTCAATCTGGCATTTATTGGGTTCaggtaaataatgaaattgatGATGATGTTCCTCTGATGTTAGGTCTgaataactatttattaagGGGTAGGATTAAGTCCAGACATGTAAATAGTCGTAAGTATtacacttatttattaataagtagAGATGATGCTGTAAGAAATACTCTAGAAGCTATAACAGGTTATTGTTGCAGCTGTCTCGTTGGTAGGCGAACAGTAGGATGTTGTGCACACGTAATGACAGTGGTTTGGTACCTAAGCTGGGCTCGTTACAATGATGTAACTGCTCCGGCTCcatatttagataattttttttatgaaaatgacgAATGA
- the LOC123705466 gene encoding uncharacterized protein LOC123705466, with product MNMWAYIVAASRGDPHLPDRPRRTTDDIVNDTCKIHRCREGKVFMLPSSSGRYTGPYPGPSATGPRMQEQKPSKYATKKSLSLPTTPLRVTRPRADVRLEEGAYPTLEVGSSSKIHGLQLSRNFQSELQFTPTTKT from the exons ATGAATATGTGGGCGTATATAGTGGCAGCGTCTCGCGGGGACCCGCACCTTCCGGACCGGCCCCGGCGCACTACTGACGACATCGTCAATGATACGTGCAAGATTCATAG ATGTCGAGAGGGCAAAGTGTTTATGCTTCCGAGTTCGTCTGGCAGGTACACGGGGCCGTACCCGGGCCCGTCGGCCACCGGGCCGCGCATGCAGGAGCAGAAGCCCAGCAAGTACGCGACCAAGAAGTCACTGAGTCTGCCGACCACCCCGCTGCGCGTGACGCGGCCCCGCGCGGACGTGCGCCTGGAGGAGGGCGCCTACCCGACGCTCGAGGTAGGATCGAGTTCGAAAATACACGGACTTCAACTTTCGCGCAACTTTCAAAGCGAGCTTCAGTTTACTCCGACAACAAAAACTTAA